ACGTTTTTGAATTCTAATAATGTAGTCATGGACAACTCCCTTCCTATTCTAGAGTAAATTGTTCTAGGCAAAATTAGGGGGAGGGATCGGCTTATGTAACCTTAGATGCTTAGCATCTAGCCGACCCCCAAAGCTTAACTGTATGAATTAATTAGATAATTCGCGAATTGGGTTAAACCATGCATCTTCAACTTGAATAAAACGCTCATCAGCTGATTTGCTAAACAATCCAGTTGCTCCTGTGTCTCTAGGAACAAAGATTTGTTCATTATTAGCTGCCTCATCAGATGTAAATGCTGCTACAATCGCTGCAAAGTCAGCATCACTTACATTATCTCTGTTTGCAACAAATGGAGCGTTAAGTACAGGAGTTACAGAGATAAGAACGAATTCTTCTCCAGGAATCGTGTTAAACGGTTCTGCAGCATCAGCTCTAACACCGTAGACAGATCCAGGTCTATTTTCTTCACCTTCTAAAAGCTCTACATAGTTGTTCACACATGTATCACAAAACGCGGCAATGTCTACACGATCTGTTAGAAGGTTAACAGCTGATCCTTGGTGAGAACCACCGTAGGATACTTCAGAGAAGAAGTCCCCACCTTCAAGTAAATCATCGGATGTTAAATCCTTGAACTCATCTGTATTACTGAAATAATCTACAATTCCAGTTGATGGAACGACAAATCCAGAGGTTGAGCTGTTAGAAACAAAGGAGAACCTTTTATCTACTATATTTTCAATGGAGAATTGATCCCCATCTTTATATTGATCTTCATTTCCTTTTTTCACAGCTAGCCAGCTGTAATAAACAGCATCATCAAGCGTTCCAGATGAACCACTTGGAACAGCAATTGGAAGAACATTACTATTTCTATTATTTGCTTCAATGTATCCTACCGCACCCATAAATGCTAGATCAGCATTTCCGTTAGCAATAGTTTCAATAGCGATGATGTAATCAGTTGTTGTTCTGTGCTCGACTGTTTTACCAGTTGCATCCTCAACTAGTTCTGCAATCGCATCACGCGCATCCTTCAAGTCTGCTCCAGATTCATTTGGGTACCAAACGATTGTTATTGTACCACCTTCCTCTGCTGCAGGAGTTTCAGCTCCTGTAGAAGGATTTTCTTGTTGAGAATTGTTGCCTGATGGTTCATTTGCTCCTGTATCAGAAGAACTAGAACAT
This region of Bacillus horti genomic DNA includes:
- a CDS encoding PhnD/SsuA/transferrin family substrate-binding protein: MKRSYLFFVFAVLASFALLAGCSSSSDTGANEPSGNNSQQENPSTGAETPAAEEGGTITIVWYPNESGADLKDARDAIAELVEDATGKTVEHRTTTDYIIAIETIANGNADLAFMGAVGYIEANNRNSNVLPIAVPSGSSGTLDDAVYYSWLAVKKGNEDQYKDGDQFSIENIVDKRFSFVSNSSTSGFVVPSTGIVDYFSNTDEFKDLTSDDLLEGGDFFSEVSYGGSHQGSAVNLLTDRVDIAAFCDTCVNNYVELLEGEENRPGSVYGVRADAAEPFNTIPGEEFVLISVTPVLNAPFVANRDNVSDADFAAIVAAFTSDEAANNEQIFVPRDTGATGLFSKSADERFIQVEDAWFNPIRELSN